The nucleotide window TGGCAAAAAGCGAAAAGCCCGGATGGACCGGGCTTTTCGCTTTTGTAATAGAGGATTGTGTCACTTACAGGTTATACTCGGCAAACACACGATAGGTGTTGATAAGCAGAGCTGCAAGGTAGAGAATACCGATAATGGTAAAGACCGGGCTTTTCTCTTCGCGTGATGCGCGCTTGTCCATAAAGGGAACAAGTGCCCAGAAAATAGCTCCTACCGTGAAGAAGATAATGGCATAGAACTCTCCGTTCTCAAAGCTGAAATCTTTCAGGAGCAGGAACTGAGCCCAGAAATACCACTCAGGCTTGATACCAAGAGGTGCCGGTGAAAGCGGATCGGCTTTCAGGCCAACCTCTCCCGGGAAAACCACGGCAAGATAGATAATCAGAACAAAACCGAGAATCCAGCCGATTGCATCCTTGGCAAGAAAGGTCGGGAAAAACTTCTCATAGCCTTTAATACGTCCGGACTCCTTGTAACCGATCGGAGCTGAGGTACCAAGCACCTGAACAAGAAGCAGATGGGCTGAAAGCAGAAGCAGTAAAAGACCCGGAAGCAGCACAACGTGCAGCGAGAACATACGGGTAAGGGTTTCACCGGTAACCTGCTCGCCGCCACGAAGAATGTCGACAAAAAACGCACCGCCGGGAACCACTTTGGGTACTTCCGTACCAACCTGTGTGGCAAAATAGGCGATCTCATTCCATGGAAGCAGATACCCGGTAAATCCGAAACCGAGGCAGAGTACAAAGAGAACAGAACCGCTCAGCCACATCAGCTCACGGGGTTTACGATAGGACTTGAGGAAGAAGGTACTGAACATGTGTATAAATACCGACAGAATCATAAGATTGGCCGACCAGGCATGAATCTGGCGGATGAGCCAGCCATAGGAGACCTCTTTC belongs to Candidatus Chlorobium masyuteum and includes:
- a CDS encoding cytochrome b, whose amino-acid sequence is MAENNENALAGNAPAKPKPAAPGAAKPAVPGAAKPAAPVAAKPEAPKGGVYKPPVERPDPNPYKDSRCCSFNAWFAERFQVLVPVIDYLKKKEVPKHRHSFWYYFGGLTLFFFLIQIITGLLLLQYYKPTEAEAYASFVFIQKEVSYGWLIRQIHAWSANLMILSVFIHMFSTFFLKSYRKPRELMWLSGSVLFVLCLGFGFTGYLLPWNEIAYFATQVGTEVPKVVPGGAFFVDILRGGEQVTGETLTRMFSLHVVLLPGLLLLLLSAHLLLVQVLGTSAPIGYKESGRIKGYEKFFPTFLAKDAIGWILGFVLIIYLAVVFPGEVGLKADPLSPAPLGIKPEWYFWAQFLLLKDFSFENGEFYAIIFFTVGAIFWALVPFMDKRASREEKSPVFTIIGILYLAALLINTYRVFAEYNL